In Micromonospora ferruginea, the sequence GGTTGGTCAGCTCGGTGCCGCCGCCGATGTGGTAGACCTCGCCGGCGCGTCCCTTCTCCTGCACCAGCGCGATGCCCCGGCAGTGGTCGTGCACGTGCAGCCAGTCCCGGACGTTGCCGCCGTCGCCGTAGAGCGGAACGGTGCCGCCGTCGAGCAGGTTGGTGACGAAGAGCGGGACCACCTTCTCCGGGAACTGGTACGGCCCGTAGTTGTTGGAGCAGCGGGTCACCACCACGTCCAGGCCGTGGGTGCGGTGGTAGGCCAGCGCCAGCAGGTCGGAGGCGGCCTTCGAGGCCGAGTACGGCGAGTTCGGCGCCAGCGGCCAGTCCTCCGTCCAGGCGCCCGCGTCGATCGAGCCGTACACCTCGTCGGTGGAGACGTGCACGAACCGGCCGGTGCGGTGACGCAGCGCGGCGTCGAGCAGCGTCTGGGTGCCCAGCACGTTCGTGGTGACGAACGGCGCCGCCCCGGTGATGGAGCGGTCGACGTGCGACTCGGCGGCGAAGTGGACGATCACGTCGTGGCCGGGCACCACCTGGTCGACCAGCGCCGGGTCGACGATGTCGCCGTGCACGAACCGCAGCCGGGGGTCGTGGCGCACCGGGTCGAGGTTGGCCGGGTTGCCGGAGTAGGTGAGCTTGTCCAGCACGGTGACCGAGGTGGGCGCGATCCGCGGCGCCCGGGCCGGGTCGCCGCCGGGCCGGCCGAGCAGCATCCGCACGTACTCCGACCCGATGAAGCCGGCGCCGCCGGTGACGAGGATCCTCACGGGTGGTGGAGTTTACGCGACGGTAGTCTCCGCGGGTGCGTGGAATCCTTCTCGCCGGCGGGACCGGGACCCGGCTCTGGCCGATCACCCGGGCGGTCTCCAAGCAGCTCATGCCGGTGTTCGACAAGCCGATGGTCTACTACCCGCTCTCCACGCTGGTGATGGCCGGCGTGCACGAGATCCTGGTGATCACCACGCCGGACGACCGCCCGCAGTTCGAACGGCTGCTCGGCGACGGCGGCCAGTGGGGGCTGCGGTTGGCGTACGCCGAGCAGGCCCGCCCGGAGGGCATCGCGCAGGCGTTCCTGCTCGGCGCGGACTTCATCGGCGACGACTCGGTGGCGCTGGTTCTCGGCGACAACATCTTCCACGGCGTCGGCCTCGGCCGGCAGTTGGCGCAGCACGGCGACCCGACCGGCGGCCGGGTGTTCGCGTACCCGGTGGCCAACCCGGCGGACTACGGCGTGGTCGAGTTCGACCCGGCCGGCCAGGTGCTGTCGATCGAGGAGAAGCCGGCCCGGCCCAAGTCCCGGTACGCGGTCCCCGGCCTCTACTTCTACGACAACCGGGTGGTCGACATCGCCCGCAAGCTCACCCCCAGCGCGCGCGGCGAGCTGGAGATCACCGCGGTCAACGAGACGTACCGCGAGTGGGGCGAGCTGTCGGTGACCGTGCTCGACCGGGGCACCGCGTGGCTGGACACCGGCACATTCGCCTCGATGATGCAGGCCGCCGAGTTCGTCCGGGTGATCGAGGAGCGTCAGGGCATGAAGATCGGCTGCGTCGAGGAGGTGGTCTGGCAGTCCGGGCTGATCGACGACGACCGGCTGCGCGCCCTGGCCGAACCGCTGGTGCGCAGCGGCTACGGCAGCTACCTGCTCGGCCTGCTGGCGGACCGGCCGGCCGCCGGGGGCGGGTCGTGAAGGTCCGGCCGCTGGGCATCGAGGGCGCGTGGGAGGTCACCCCGGTGCCGCACGGCGACCCGCGCGGGCTGTTCCTGGAGTGGTACCGGTTCGACCGGCTCGCCGAGGCGGTCGGGCACCCGCTGCGGCTGGCCCAGGGCAACCTCTCGGTCTCCGCGCGCGGCGTGGTCCGCGGCATCCACTTCGCCGACGTCCCGCCCGGCCAGGCGAAGTACCTGACCTGCGTGCGGGGGGCGGTGCTGGACGTGGTGGTGGACGTGCGGACCGGTTCACCGACCTTCGGCCGGTGGGAGGCGGTACGCCTGGACGACGTCGACCGGCGTGCCGTCTACCTGGCCGAGGGGCTGGGGCACGGCTTCTGCGCGCTGACCGACGACGCGACGTTGAGCTATCTCTGCTCCACCACGTACCGGCCGGCGGCCGAGCACACCGTGCACCCGCTCGACGCGGACCTCGCCATCGACTGGCCGACCGACGTGCCGCTGCTCTCCGCCCGGGACGCGGCGGCGCCGAGCCTGGCCGAGGCGCGGGCCGCGGGCCTGCTGCCCGACCACGACACCTGCCGGTCCCACGTGGACGGCCTGCGGCTCGCCCCCTGACCGCCGGCGGCATTTGTCCGGCGGGTTGGCGGCCACCGCGACCGACCCCATATCCTGCCTTCGCTCTCGGCCCGCCCGGCCCGGAGCTGCCACGGGGAGGAAGCACGATGTCCGGTCCGCCGCCCGCCGCGTCCACCCCGGCGACGGCGGCGCCCGTGCCCGCCCTCGGCGACGCGTCCGTGGCGCTGGTGCACGAGTGGTTCGGCGTCACCGGCGGCTCCGAGCAGGTGTTCCGCAGCATCGCCGAGCTGTTTCCCCGGGCGGAGCGGTTCGCCCTGTGGAAGGACGACGGGGTGGACGAGCCGCGCCTGCGCGAGTCGTGGCTGGCGCGCACCCCGATGCGGCACCGCAAGGCGATGGCGCTGCCGCTGATGCCGGTGGTCTGGCGGACGCTGACCCGGGAACGCTTCGACGTGGTCATCTCGTCCAGCCACGCCTTCGCGCACACGGTCCGGCTGGGCCCCCCGGAGACCACCCGGCACCTGAGCTACGTGCACGCCCCGGCGCGCTACCTGTGGAACCCGGCGACCGACGGGCGCGGCGCGAGCCCGCTGCTCGCCCTGCCCCGGCGCGCGCTGCGGGGGGTCGACGTGCGGCTGAGCCGGCACGTGCACGCGTACGCGGCGAACTCCCGTGAGGTGCGCGACCGGATCCGGCGCCACTGGGGACGCGACGCCGTGGTGATCAACCCGCCGGTGCGGGTGGACTGGTTCGCCGACGCGCCGGCCACCGACCGGGCCCAGCCGCGCGACTACCTGCTCGGGGTCGGGCGCTGGATCCCGTACAAGCGGTTCGACCTGATCGTAGCCACCGCCGAGGCCGCCGGGCTGCCGCTGGTCGTCGCCGGCTCCGGCCCCGAGGAGGCCCACCTCCGCCGGCTCGCCGAGCGGGCCGGCGTGCCGGTCACGTTCGAGGTCGCGCCGAGCCAGGAGCGGCTGCGGCGGCTCTACTGGGGCGCGCGGGCGCTGCTCTTCCCGGTGCACGAGGACTTCGGCATCGTGCCGGTGGAGGCGCAGGCGTGCGGCACCCCGGTGATCGGGCTGCGGCGCGGCGGGCTGCGGGAGACCGTGGTCGACGGCGAGACCGGGCTGCTCGTCGACTCCACCGACCCGCGTGACCACGCGGCGCTCACCCGGCGCCTCGACGAGCTGCGCCCGGAACGCGTCCGGGCCCACGCGGCCACCTTCTCCGAGGCGTCGTTCGCCGCCGCCTTCGCCGCCTGGGTGACGGAAGCCGTTGCCTAGCCCGCACCGGGCGGCGGGCCGATGACCACCCTCGGCATCGCCGTCGTCGACTACCGCAGCGCGGCCGACACCGCCGGCCTGGTCCGCTCGATCGTGGCCCACCACCACGACCCGGACCTGCGGGTGGCCGTCGCGCTCGTCGACAACGGCGACCAACGCGCCCCGCTGGAGGAGGTCGCCGAGCTGGCCCGCCGGCACGGCCTGGTGACGCGGGTGCTGCACGGGCACGGCAACGTCGGGTACGCCGCCGGCAACAACCTCGCCGCGCGGTGGCTGCGCGACGCCGGGGCCGACCTGATCTGGGTGCTCAACCCGGACGCCCGGATCAGCGGCGGGTCGCTCGCCGCGGCGGCACGTCTCGGCGCGGGCGACGACGGGTGCGCGGTCGGCGCGACCGCGTACCGGGACGCCGGCGGGGCGGTCCGGCCCGACCTGGGCGCGGTCGACCTGTGGACCGGCCGCAGCGGACGGTCGCCGGGGCCGCGCGCGCTGACCTACGTGGCCGGGCACTCCGTCCTGCTCACCCGGGCGGCGTTCGACCGCCTGGGCGGGTTCTGCGAGGAGTTCTTCCTGTTCTACGAGGAGGCCGACCTGGCCGTCCGGTGCGCCCGGCTCGGCGTACCGGTGCGGGTCGTCGCGGACCTGCTGGTGACGCACGCCGGCGGCGGCGCGACGGGCGCGACCGCCGACCTGCGGGCCAAGTCGCTCCTGACCTGGTTCCACGCCAGCCGGAGCTGCATGGTCTTCTTCCGGCGGCACTACCGCCGCCGCCTCCCGGTGGCGGCGGCGGCCCGGCTGCTCTACGCCGGCCGGGCCCTGCTGGCGGCCGGCCCGGCCGCGGCGGGCGCGGTGCTGCGGGGCACGGCGGCGGGGTTGCGGTCGTGATCGCGGCACTCCGGCGGGCGGTCGCCAGCGCCACCCTGATGTACGTCGGCGCGCTGGCCATGTCGGGCGTGGCCATCCTGCTCAGCATCGCGCTCCCGCCGGCCGAGCGGGGCCTGCTGGTGGCCACCACGGCGAGCGCCACGATCGGCGTGGCGGTCGGCGGGCTGTCGCTGGAGACGTTCCTGCTGGCGCAGGGGCGTCGGTGGCTCGACGAGCTGGCCGGGCGTCGCAGCCTGCTCGTCTACCTCGCCACCGTGCCGCTGACCGCGGCGCTGGCCCGGGTGTTCGCGCACTACTCCGAGGAGGCGAGACCCGGCCTGGCGGTCGCCGGGGCGGCGTGCATCGCGGCGAGCAACGTGCCGGCCGCCGCCGGGCTCACCCTCGGCGGGTTCCTGAGCGTCTACCGCTACCGGGCCGCGTTCGCCGCCGTCGCGCCGGCGCTGTACGCCGCGCTCATCCTGGCCGGGGTGGACGACGCGGACCGCTGGCTGGCGGCCTGGCTGGGCTGCCAGGCGCTGATGGCGGTGGCGTTCTGGGCGCGGCACGGCCGGCCGCTGGTCCGGCTGCTGCGCCGGGCCGCCCCGCCCCGGGAGCGGCTCGCCCGGTTGGGGCTCACCCACACCGGCGCGGTGGCCCAGGTCTTCACCTACCGCTTCGACCAGTTGGCGCTGGCCCGCCACCAGGGGCCGGACGTGCTGGCGGTCTACTCGCTGGCGGTCGCGGCGATCGAGTTCACCCAGGCCGGCGCGGTGGTCGCCGCGCAGCGGACGCTCGGCGACCACGAGACCGGCTCCGACCGGCGGCTCGCCGGCCTGCTGCGCCGGGCGGTGTGGCTGTCCGCCGGGATGGGTGTGCTGGTCCTGGCCGGGCTCGCCGCGATCGGCGTGCTGACCGACGGCTACGCCGCCGCCCTGCTCATCGGCCTGATCCTGGTGCCGCGCAGCATCGCGGTGACCATCGGCAAGGTGCTCGGCGCCCGGCTGGTCAACCTGGGCGGCGAGCGGGCGACCGCGGTGATCGCGGTGGGTACCGCCCTGGCCGCGATCGTCGGCTACTCTCTCACCGCTCCCGCGTACGGCGCGGTGGGCGTCGCCGCCGTGTCGGTGGCGCTCTTCGCGGCGCACAGCACCGTCACCGCCGTCACGCTGGGGAGCTGGCCCGCGCGGCAGGACGCGCCGGCACCCGCGTCCCCGGCCCGGAACAGTGAGGTTGGCAGCAGTGCCTGACAAGGTCGTCGCGGTGATCCTCAACTGGAACTGCGCGGACGACACGCTGCGCTGCCTGCGGGCCGTGCTCGCCGGTAGCCACGTGCCCGAGGTCGTGGTCGTGGACAACGGGTCGACCGACGACTCGGTCGCGAGGCTGGCCCACCTCGACGGGTCGGCCACCCTGCTGCGGCTGGACGGCAACCTCGGCTACGCGGGCGGGATGAACGCCGGCATCCGGGCCGCCCGGGAACGCGGCGCCGACTGGGTCTGGCTGCTGAACGCCGACGCGGTGCCCCGGCCGGGGGCGCTGGCCGCGCTGCTGGCGCACCGGGAGCGGTTCACCGTGGCGACGTCGGTGCAGACGACCTCGGCGCACCCGGACGACCCGGCCCCCGAGCCGTACGTGGTCGCCGCCATGCTCCCGGGCGGCAGGGTCCGCCCGTTCGGCTGCCCGGGGTGCGCCGAGGGGGTGCACGAGGTGGACGTGGTCACCGGCGCGGCGCTGCTGCTGCGGGTGGCCGACGTGGTGCGGGTCGGGTTCTTCGACGAGCGCTTCTTCCACTACAAGGAGGAGTTCGACCTGGTCCGCCGGATCGCCGACGCGGGCGGGCGGATCGCCCTGGTGTGCGACTCGGAGGTCTGGCACAAGCGCGGCGGCAGCCTCAGCGGCTCCAGCCCGCGGGCGCTCTACTACTACCACCGCAACGAGATCCTCTACGTGCGCAAGCACTACCGCCGTCCGCTGCGGCGGCTGCTGCTCGGCGAGCCGATCCACTACCGGCGGGTGGCGACCGCGCTGCTGCGGCTGACGGCGGGCGGGCGGGAGCGCCGGCTCGGCTCGCGCGCGGTCCTCGCCGGCTACCGGGACGGCCTGCGGGGCGTCCACGGCCCCACCGAGAGGTTCTGAACGGTGCACCTGCTGTTCGTGAGCCACTCGGCGGAGCTGATGGGCGCGGAACGGTCGCTTGTCGCGCTGGTGCGCGAGGCGGCCCGGGTGCGCGGTCACCGGGTCACCGTCACGCTGCCGGCGGCCGGTCCGCTGCGCGGCGAGCTGACCGAGGCGGGCGCCACCGTGACGGTCCTGCCGACCCGGCTCTGGATGGGCCGGCGGCACCGCGGTCCGGTCGGCGTGGTGCGGTCGGTCCAGGCGCTGGCCTCGGTGCCCCGCTACCGGCGGTTCCTGCGGCGGGAGCGGCCCGACGTGGTGGTCACCAACTCGGCCGTGGTGCCGGCCGGCGCGTTCGCCGCCCGGCTGGCCGGCGTCCGGCACGTGTGGACGGTGCGGGAGAGCCTGCTGACCAACCCGAACCTGCGCTCCGCGCTGCCCCGCCGGACGATCGCCCGGATCATCGCCGGCCGCTCGGACGGCGTCGTCGCCATCTCGCGCTACGTCGCCGACCAGGTGCTGACGGCCGCGCCCGCCGCCGGGCCGAAGCTGCGGATCGTCGCACCACCGGTGGAGGCGCGCGCGGCGCGTCCCCCGTCCGACGGGCACGAACCGGACGCGGCGGGGTTGGCGCGGCTGGTGCTGCTCGGGCGGTTCACGCCGGAGAAGGGGCAGGCGGACGCCGTCGAGGCGCTCGGGCACTGCCGGCGGGCCGGGCGACCGCTGCGGCTGACGCTCGCCGGTGTCGGTGACCCGGCCGCCGAGCGGGCCGTCCGGGAACTCGCCGAGCGGCACGGCGTCGGTGACCTCGTCGACGTGCGGTCGTGGGTGGACGACCCGTACCCGCTCTACGCGGCGGCGGACGCGACCCTGATGCTCTCCCGCAACGAGGCCTTCGGCCGGGTGACGGTGGAGTCGCTGGCGGCGGGCACGCCGGTGATCGGCTACCGGGCCGGCGCCACCACCGAACTCCTCGCCGACGGCGGCGGCGTGCTGGTGGCGCCGGACGCCGGGGATCTGGCGCGGACCCTGCTGGGCCTGGCCGCGGACCCGGACGCCGTGGGTCGCCTCCGGGCCGCCGCCGCCCGGCGGGCCGACGCGCTGGCCACCGCCCCCTCGTCGGCGTCGCGCTTCGTGTCCTACCTGGAGGATCCGCGGGTGGACGGCGAGTGATCCGGTCGCGGGAGTCGATCTGGTTGCCGGCGGCGGCGGCGCTGGCGGTCGGCGTGCTCGCCGGTTGGCGGCCCCTGCTGGCCGGCGTCGTGGGCCTGGTGGCGCTGGCCGGCTGGGCGCTGCGGACGCCGGCCCGGCTGAACCACGTGCTCTTCGTGGTGCTGTTCCTGGTGCCGGTCACCGTCCGGCTCGGCGGATCGGGCAAGCCGGTGTGGATCGTGCTGTTCACCGCGACGGCCGTCGCCCTGGTCGGCCGGCTCCAGCGCCTGCGGCCGGACGAGCCGCTGGCGTCCGCCGGTACGGCCGCGTTCGTGCTGCCCGCCGCGGGGGTGCTCGCCGCGCTGGCGCACTGGAGCGGGCCGAAGGACCTGCTGTTCGCGATCACCCCGTTCGCCTGCTACGCCGTGATCACCTGGCACGTGGTGGCGGAGGCCCGGCGGGACCCGGCGGCGTTCGTCCGGCTGGCCCGCTTCCTCGCCTGGCTGGGCGTGCCGCTGGCGCTCCTCGCGATCCACCAGCGGGCCACCGGCGGGTGGCCGGTCCTCGACGAGCTGGCGGTCAGCAACGCCTTCACCTCGTCGGCGGGCGCCGGCCGGTCCGTCGCCACGACCGGCCACCCGATCGTCTACGGCGCCTACTGCCTGATGTCGGTGTGCGTCGCGCTCACCCTGCGCGGCCGGGCCTGGCCGGTGCCGTTCGCCGCCGGCGTGGTCGGGCTGCTGCTCTCCGGCTCGCGCAGCGCGTGGATCGGCGTGGGTTGCGCGGCCGTGGTCTGGTATCTCGCCCGCCGCCCGAGGCTGACCCGCCGGGGGCTCACCGTCGTCGCGGCCACCGCCGCCGGCGCGACCGCGCTGGCGCTGGCCGGTCCCGCCCCGGTGCGCGGCACCGTCGACATGCTCCGCGCCCGGCTGACCGACGTCGGCGGGTCCAGCTCCGCGACGGCCCGCTACAGCCGGTACGAGGTGGCGTGGGACGCGCTCACCGGCGGTGTCGACCGGGTGCTGTTCGGTCTCGGGCCGGAGGCGCACGTCCGCTTCTTCGAGCAGGTGGGGATCGGTGACCACCTGGCGCAGACGTTCGACAACAGCTTCCTCACCCTCTGGTACGACCTGGGTCTGGTGACGCTGCTGCCGTTCGTCGCCCTCCTGGTGGCACTGGTCGCGCGGGCCCGGTCGCTGGCCGCCCGGCTGCTGGTGGTGGGGATGACGGCGCAGATCTTCTTCTTCGACTTCTATCTGTGGCCGTGTGCCGCGGCCGTGTTGATCCTGGCCGCCGGCCTGGCCGTCGTCGACCAGGGCGCCGACGCGGACCACTCCCCGGCCCCGGTGGCCGGGGTGGGTGCCGGGTCGCCCGCCGGAGCAGGGAAGGACCACACGTGAGGCTCATCGGTGCATCCCGGCCGGTCGCGGTCGCCGGTTCGCCGGGCACGGCGGCGCGTGCCGGTGGCGGCGTGCGGGCCGCCGTCGACCGGTCCCGGCTCGTCGCCCGCCGGTGGACCGAGCTGACGCCGGCGCAGGTGGTGCGGGCGGTACGCCGGTACCGGTGGACGGTGCTGGCCCTGGTGCTGCTCGGCGGCGTCGGCGGTGGACTGGCCGCCGCGGCGCAGACCCCGGTCTACCGGGCCCAGGCGCGGCTGGTGTGCTCGCCGAACTTCCCGACCAACGACGTCCGGCAGCTCGACGTGGGCGGAAACTACATCCTGCAGCGGGTCCGCTCGTACACCGAGGTGGCCGACAGCACCGAGGTGGCCGCGGCGGTGACGGCGCGGCTCGGCCTGCCCGACCCGCCGGAGGAGCTGCTGTCCCGGATCAGCGTGACCAGCCGGGCCAGCACCGCCGTGCTGACCGTCGAGGTCGACGACACCGACCCGGAGCGGGCCCGGGACGTCGCCAACGCCGTCGCCGAGGAGATCCCCGCGTACATCGCCCGGATCGAACGGCCGGCCGGCGTCGACCGGTCGCCGGTCAAGGTCACCGTGGTCCGCCCGGCGGTGGCCCCCGAGTCGCCGGACTCCCCCCGCCCGCTCACCGACGTCGGCCTGGGGCTGGTGGGTGGGCTGGTCGTGGCGGCGGTGACCGCGCTCGGGCGGTACGCGCGCGACCCGGCCGTCCGGGATGCCGGGCACGCCGCCGAGGTGGCCGATCTCGTCCCGCTGGCCGACGCCGGGCCGGTGGGTCCCAGCCCGCTCACCGTCGACGGAACGGCCGAGCGGGCGGACGAGCTGCGGCGGATGCGGACCGACGTCCGGCTCCAGGCCGCGGGTGGCCCGCTGACCACGATCGCGGTGGTCGAGCCCACCGCCGGTGGCGGGGCGACCGTCACCGCGGCGCACCTGGCGCTCGCGTTCGCCCAGGCCGGCGACCCGGTGGTGCTCGTCGACGCCGACCCCGGCCGCCCGTCGGCGCACGCGCTGTTCGGCATCGGCAACGACACCGGCCTGACCACGGTCCTGGACGGCGGGTCGGCGGTGCGCGACGCGCTGGTGCGGTGGACGCCGGACCTGCCGCTGCACGTCCTGCCCGCCGGGCCGGGCGGGCCCGGGCCGATCCGGCCGGACCAGCTCGCCGACCTGGTGGCGGAGCTGCGCCACGACCGGACCCTGGTGGTCGTCGTCGGCCCGCCGCTGCTGTCGGACGCGGACACGCTGCACCTGGTCGAGGCCGCCGACGCCACAGTGGTCACCGCCCGCGTCGGCTCGACCGACGCGGACTCGCTGGCGACCGCGGTACGGGTGCTGCGCCAGGTGCCGGCGCGCCTGCTCGGCCTGGTCACGGTGGGCCGGTCCGGGTAGCCGGGAGCGGGTTCCCGCCCTCGCCGGCCGCCACCTAGGCTGGTCCGAATGAGGGATGACGTCGCGATGCTGTTGCGGCGGGCGACCTTCGGCCCGACGGCGTCCGAAGTGGCGGCGGCCCGCCGCGCCGGATACGCGGCCACCGTCGCGCGGTTGACCTCGCCGGCCGGGCCGGACCGGGGCGCCGCCACCGCGCCGGTCCCGGACCTCGGCCGGGACCCGTTCGACGACCTGCCCGACCCGACCGTCGAGCAGCGCGCCGCCGCCGAGGCGACCCGCCGGCAGCACACCGACACCATCATCCGGTGGTGGCTCGACCGGCTCACCGTCGCCGACCACCAGGCCACCGAGAAGCTGCTGTTCTTCTGGCACGGGCACTGGGCTACCTCGATCCGCAAGGTGGGCAGCCCGCAGTTCATGCTGGCGCAGCACCAGAAGATGCGCGCCGCGCCGGACGTCCGGGCGATGGCCCGCGCGCTCGTCTGCGACCCGGCGCTCGTCTACTGGCTGGACGGGCAGCTCAACACCAAGGACGCGCCGAACGAGAACCTGGCGCGCGAGCTGATGGAACTGTTCCTGTTGGGCATCGGCAACTACACCGAGCGCGACGTCAAGGAGGCGGGGCGGGCGCTGACCGGCTGGCGGACCGACCTCGGCGTACCGGCCACGGCGATCTTCTTCCCGGAGGACCACGACGCCCGGCCCAAGACGATCCTCGGCGCCACCGCCGCCTTCGACGCGTTCACCCTGGTCGGTCACCTGGTCAACCGGCCGGCGTGCGCCCGGTTCATCGCCGCCCGCCTGTGGTTCCGCTACGGCTCGTCGACCGAGCCGATCGCCCGCTCCACCGAGCAGCGGATGGTGGCCGCGTTTCCGGTGGGCGCCCGGATGCTGCGGGCCCTGCTCGCCGACGACGAGTTCCGCTCGGGTCGGCACCGGCTGGTGAAGCAGCCGGTCGAGTGGCTGGTCGGCGCGCTGCGGCAGTTGGGCCTGCGACCGGCCCAGCTCTCCGGGGAGACGCTGCACCAGCTCACCACCGGCCTGGGCGGGCTCGGGCAGGTGCCGTTCGCGCCGCAGAGCGTGGGCGGCTGGCCGGCCGGCGCGGCCTGGCTCAGCTCGGCGGCGGCGCAGATCCGGCTGGGCCTGGCCGACCTGCTCGCCGGGCTCGCGTACGCCGAGCGCGGCGACGACGTGGACCGGATGAACCCGGAGCGGCTGGCCGAGGTGCTCGCCGTGGACACCTGGACCAATCGCACCTACCTGGCCCTGAAGCGGGCCGGCAGTGCCCGACAGCTCCTCACCCTCGGCCTGGTGAGCCCGGAATACCTGGTGAACTGAGATGGATCCACTGACCCGGCGCAGGTTCCTGCTCGCCTCCACCGCGGCCGGCGGGGCCGCCGCGGTCGCGGCCGGCGGGATCGGGTTGGCCGAACTCCTGTCCACGGCGCGGGACGACAGGTCCACACCGGACGACCGGACCGACCGCCTGGTGGTGGTCACCCTCTACGGCGGCAACGACGGGCTCAACACGGTCGTGCCGTACGCCGACCCGGCGTACCACTCGGCCCGTCCGGAGCTGGCGTACGAGCCGGAGCGG encodes:
- a CDS encoding DUF1800 domain-containing protein — translated: MRDDVAMLLRRATFGPTASEVAAARRAGYAATVARLTSPAGPDRGAATAPVPDLGRDPFDDLPDPTVEQRAAAEATRRQHTDTIIRWWLDRLTVADHQATEKLLFFWHGHWATSIRKVGSPQFMLAQHQKMRAAPDVRAMARALVCDPALVYWLDGQLNTKDAPNENLARELMELFLLGIGNYTERDVKEAGRALTGWRTDLGVPATAIFFPEDHDARPKTILGATAAFDAFTLVGHLVNRPACARFIAARLWFRYGSSTEPIARSTEQRMVAAFPVGARMLRALLADDEFRSGRHRLVKQPVEWLVGALRQLGLRPAQLSGETLHQLTTGLGGLGQVPFAPQSVGGWPAGAAWLSSAAAQIRLGLADLLAGLAYAERGDDVDRMNPERLAEVLAVDTWTNRTYLALKRAGSARQLLTLGLVSPEYLVN